From one Enterococcus sp. DIV2402 genomic stretch:
- a CDS encoding PTS galactitol transporter subunit IIC, with protein MLEIIKGAVNYVLDLGAAAMLPLILTIFGLILGQSISKSFRAGLTVGIGFTGLNLVIGLLSDSIGTASQAMIERLGLSLDILDVGWPIAAAITFATPIAVILIPIIFIFNIILLSLNQTKTMDVDLWNYWHLIFPGAMVYYATDSIVIAIVATLVNAYVVFKLADWTAPAVEKFFGLPGISLPHGETVNFAPITYALNKIWDKIPGINKININAGTLKDKLGLFGEPMMIGLVLGLGMGFLAGYDSKEIIQLGIQMSAVMILMPRMVALLMEGLSPIADAAKSFIQKRFPGKKVYIGLDAAVVTAHPAIITVALLMVPITILLAAILPFNRLLPFADLAVLPFTVIWSVAASKGNIFRGLLNAIVSLCIVFFIATNLGALTTTLAHAVGFAFPEGATMISGIDMSSHITLWIMLKLIDPSNVPAFAAGVIALLLYGGLWFWTRNDIKKQFETKE; from the coding sequence ATGTTAGAAATAATTAAAGGTGCTGTCAACTATGTGTTGGACTTAGGAGCAGCAGCAATGTTGCCATTGATTCTTACAATTTTTGGATTGATTTTAGGTCAATCGATTAGTAAGTCATTTCGCGCAGGTTTGACAGTAGGGATTGGATTTACTGGGTTAAATTTGGTTATTGGATTACTTTCCGATTCTATAGGTACTGCATCACAAGCAATGATTGAACGTCTAGGTTTGTCTTTAGATATTTTAGATGTTGGTTGGCCAATTGCAGCGGCAATCACATTTGCGACACCAATTGCTGTAATTTTAATTCCAATTATCTTTATTTTCAATATTATCTTATTGAGCTTGAATCAAACCAAAACAATGGATGTTGATTTATGGAATTACTGGCATTTAATTTTTCCAGGTGCGATGGTCTACTATGCGACAGATTCTATCGTGATTGCCATTGTTGCAACATTAGTAAATGCATATGTTGTTTTCAAACTTGCTGACTGGACTGCCCCAGCAGTTGAAAAGTTTTTCGGCTTACCAGGAATTTCACTACCACATGGTGAGACGGTTAACTTTGCACCAATTACTTATGCGTTAAATAAAATTTGGGATAAAATTCCAGGTATCAATAAAATTAATATCAATGCTGGAACATTGAAAGATAAATTAGGACTTTTTGGGGAACCTATGATGATTGGTTTAGTTTTAGGTTTAGGAATGGGTTTTCTTGCGGGCTATGATTCAAAAGAAATTATTCAGTTAGGTATTCAAATGTCAGCAGTTATGATTTTGATGCCAAGAATGGTAGCTCTGTTAATGGAAGGGTTATCTCCAATTGCAGATGCAGCGAAATCGTTCATTCAAAAACGATTCCCAGGAAAAAAAGTTTATATCGGTTTAGATGCAGCTGTAGTAACTGCTCATCCGGCAATCATTACAGTAGCACTACTTATGGTACCGATTACTATTTTATTAGCAGCTATCTTACCGTTTAATCGTTTGTTGCCATTTGCTGATTTAGCTGTTTTACCATTTACCGTTATTTGGTCAGTCGCAGCTTCAAAAGGGAATATTTTCCGTGGACTACTTAATGCGATTGTTTCTCTTTGTATTGTGTTCTTTATTGCAACAAACTTAGGCGCCTTAACAACCACATTGGCACATGCTGTTGGTTTTGCTTTTCCAGAAGGTGCAACAATGATTTCAGGTATTGATATGAGTTCACATATTACATTATGGATTATGCTGAAATTGATTGATCCAAGTAATGTTCCTGCCTTTGCAGCAGGTGTAATTGCGTTGCTACTTTATGGAGGTCTATGGTTCTGGACACGTAATGATATCAAAAAACAATTTGAAACCAAAGAATAA
- a CDS encoding PTS sugar transporter subunit IIA, producing MKKILNDETKKYLYYVFDETNQEQLLKQMSTVLIQKKFVKESYQDAVIEREREFPTGLPTGGIHIAIPHTDCVHVETEGFLVGVLETPVEFEIMATNNEYVNVEIVFMLAIKKPENQVFMLQKLIALCQDSEKLMLLKKGEKIEEIEKLLGTII from the coding sequence ATGAAAAAAATATTAAACGATGAAACAAAAAAATATCTATATTACGTTTTTGATGAAACCAATCAAGAACAATTACTGAAACAGATGAGTACAGTGTTGATTCAAAAGAAATTTGTCAAAGAAAGTTATCAAGATGCAGTAATCGAACGTGAAAGAGAATTTCCCACAGGCTTACCCACAGGAGGAATTCATATTGCAATTCCGCATACGGATTGTGTTCATGTAGAAACAGAGGGGTTTTTGGTAGGGGTGCTAGAAACTCCAGTAGAGTTTGAAATTATGGCTACTAATAACGAATATGTGAATGTTGAGATTGTTTTTATGCTTGCAATTAAAAAACCTGAAAATCAAGTGTTTATGTTACAAAAACTCATTGCTCTTTGCCAAGACTCAGAAAAATTAATGTTATTAAAAAAAGGAGAAAAAATAGAAGAAATAGAAAAATTATTAGGCACAATCATTTAA
- a CDS encoding BglG family transcription antiterminator produces MVALNRRINKILLDILRAKSETLQRYAELFNVSEQTIRNDIKEINFYLEKKHATKLIIDETGFLRMAEEIDLKSVLKAYSNFQNYRLCQNERRTILALILVTSSDYITTYYLSEYVLVSRNTLVSDIEELKKWFEQNQLSLSSFTGKGYKVIGDEKGIRAAMMKLIISNGLFDQEYDYAMGFEDNIFQNLLLDIIDKKARYQEIGKLLLEVEKQHQVQLSDFAYQEVVCYLLIMIERLQLGFSIQTLEDGVDVKSSSKYNFALSLAKELELKYNQKISDKEIASLVSILRSKSYIKNNGRKIDSIEMQIMITEFIFNISKELNIKYYLNSELFDLLENHLKLLIYRVKANINVRNVLFDEIYQSYSAIFPLVKKYLQKIEDYLQASLTLDEISFVVMYIMAIFETNDVATKNKSLKVRVVCNSGRGTAQLIKAKLTATFPNIDIISIDSTHMLRKNNPTNQDLIITTVPLQFSYSPVVLINPILMEKDIIKIQKAIYQIKPREIIDQEISHQSRDMFQTLLSLMDKYVEKEEQDEFLKDIEALYSPSITQLELEETEVKRLSDLLSMERIAFKVEVNDWREAISEAGKLLLKSELIEERYIEGMIKVIEENGSYIVISPGVAIPHADASDGAIKIGASFIKLKEAVHFGHPENDPVQYIIAFSIPEETSIGKCLYYFTEILANEDFLFRMDQQKTESGMLLEMRKMENKVMGLTYEKNIKR; encoded by the coding sequence GTGGTTGCATTGAATAGAAGAATCAATAAAATTTTATTAGATATACTTAGAGCAAAAAGTGAAACCTTACAAAGATATGCAGAACTATTTAACGTTTCAGAACAAACAATTCGAAATGATATCAAAGAAATCAATTTTTATTTAGAGAAAAAGCATGCAACTAAATTAATTATTGATGAAACAGGATTCCTAAGAATGGCGGAAGAAATTGATTTGAAATCAGTTTTGAAAGCGTATTCTAATTTTCAGAACTATCGTTTATGTCAAAATGAACGACGGACGATTTTAGCTTTAATTTTAGTGACAAGTAGCGATTATATCACCACGTATTATCTATCGGAATATGTTTTAGTTAGTCGTAACACCTTAGTTAGTGATATTGAAGAGTTAAAAAAATGGTTTGAACAAAATCAATTATCTTTAAGTTCATTCACTGGAAAAGGGTACAAAGTGATTGGCGACGAGAAAGGCATTAGAGCAGCAATGATGAAACTGATTATATCAAATGGTTTGTTTGACCAAGAATATGATTATGCAATGGGATTTGAAGATAATATTTTTCAGAACTTATTATTAGACATTATTGATAAAAAAGCGCGTTATCAAGAAATTGGTAAGCTATTATTGGAGGTTGAAAAACAACATCAAGTGCAACTTTCTGACTTTGCCTATCAAGAAGTTGTTTGTTATTTGCTGATTATGATTGAAAGACTACAACTAGGCTTTTCCATCCAAACGCTAGAAGATGGTGTTGATGTGAAGTCAAGTTCTAAATACAATTTTGCTTTGAGTTTAGCAAAAGAATTAGAACTTAAATATAATCAGAAAATTTCAGATAAAGAAATTGCATCACTTGTTTCTATTTTGCGCAGTAAAAGCTATATCAAAAATAATGGTCGAAAAATTGATTCGATTGAAATGCAAATTATGATCACTGAATTTATTTTCAATATTTCGAAAGAATTGAATATCAAGTATTACTTGAACAGTGAACTATTTGATTTACTTGAAAATCATCTAAAATTATTGATTTATCGCGTTAAAGCAAATATCAATGTTCGAAATGTCTTATTCGATGAAATTTATCAATCATATTCTGCGATTTTTCCATTAGTGAAAAAGTATTTACAGAAAATTGAAGACTATTTGCAGGCATCATTAACCCTTGATGAAATCTCTTTTGTTGTCATGTATATAATGGCAATATTTGAAACAAATGATGTTGCCACAAAGAATAAATCGTTGAAAGTCAGAGTTGTCTGTAACTCAGGACGTGGGACGGCACAATTGATTAAAGCTAAGTTGACAGCAACTTTTCCAAATATTGACATCATTTCAATTGATTCAACGCATATGTTAAGAAAAAATAATCCCACAAATCAAGATTTAATTATTACGACAGTACCTCTCCAATTTTCTTATTCACCAGTTGTTTTAATTAATCCAATTTTAATGGAAAAAGACATTATTAAAATTCAAAAAGCGATTTATCAAATCAAACCAAGAGAAATTATTGACCAAGAAATCAGTCATCAAAGCCGAGATATGTTTCAAACGTTACTTTCTCTTATGGATAAGTACGTAGAAAAAGAAGAACAGGACGAATTTTTGAAAGATATTGAAGCATTGTATTCTCCATCAATTACTCAATTAGAGCTGGAGGAAACTGAAGTGAAACGTTTATCTGATTTGCTTTCGATGGAACGTATTGCATTTAAAGTAGAAGTGAATGACTGGCGAGAAGCAATTAGCGAAGCAGGTAAACTATTACTAAAAAGTGAATTGATTGAAGAACGATATATTGAAGGTATGATAAAAGTCATTGAAGAGAACGGTTCCTACATTGTGATTTCACCTGGAGTAGCAATTCCACATGCAGATGCTTCTGATGGTGCAATTAAAATTGGCGCAAGTTTTATAAAGTTAAAAGAAGCTGTTCATTTTGGACATCCGGAAAATGATCCAGTGCAATATATCATTGCTTTTAGTATTCCAGAAGAAACATCAATAGGTAAGTGTTTATATTACTTTACTGAAATCCTAGCGAATGAAGATTTTCTTTTTAGGATGGATCAGCAAAAGACAGAAAGTGGCATGCTATTAGAAATGAGAAAAATGGAAAATAAAGTGATGGGGTTGACTTATGAAAAAAATATTAAACGATGA
- a CDS encoding zinc-binding dehydrogenase, with the protein MKALRKLAEGYNQMALVEVNEVFPSDGELKLRVIYTGICGSDIHGFKGEYNKKIPLTLGHEFVGEVVDIGHSSSLYKVGDIVVSETTFETCEKCSYCNEQEYNLCSDRKGLGTQVDGSFAEFVLVKEKRCHLIPKEIDNKIAAMLEPLACCIHAVKEKTIVSPNEKIVVFGPGPIGILLATVLVSLNIEVLLVGTARDAKRLALAKELGIAHTLIVQKDDVEAFVQTWTNGIGADQIFECSGSIHAVHQAMQIIKKKGTIIQEGLFATTMNEINMDDLIHKEICYVGSRTQKPSSWKSAIQWLVDTNMDLSPIVTAILPLDEWEAAFRLAMNGEELKILMKP; encoded by the coding sequence ATGAAAGCTTTACGTAAATTAGCGGAAGGCTACAACCAAATGGCTTTAGTTGAGGTAAATGAAGTCTTTCCATCGGATGGTGAGCTGAAGCTTCGAGTTATCTATACAGGGATTTGCGGTTCTGACATCCATGGTTTTAAAGGAGAGTATAACAAAAAAATCCCTTTAACATTAGGTCATGAATTTGTTGGGGAAGTAGTTGATATAGGACATTCTTCTTCATTATATAAAGTAGGAGATATTGTCGTTAGCGAAACAACTTTTGAAACTTGTGAAAAATGCAGCTATTGCAATGAACAGGAATATAATCTTTGTTCTGATCGAAAGGGTCTTGGCACACAGGTAGACGGTAGCTTTGCCGAGTTTGTTCTTGTAAAAGAAAAACGATGCCATCTTATTCCTAAAGAGATTGACAACAAGATAGCTGCAATGTTGGAGCCACTTGCATGTTGTATTCATGCCGTCAAAGAAAAGACAATAGTCTCTCCTAACGAAAAAATTGTTGTATTTGGACCTGGTCCAATAGGTATTCTTCTTGCCACAGTGTTAGTTTCACTAAATATTGAGGTTTTATTAGTAGGAACAGCGAGAGATGCAAAACGATTAGCTTTGGCTAAAGAATTAGGTATTGCTCACACGCTGATTGTGCAAAAGGATGATGTTGAAGCGTTCGTTCAGACTTGGACGAACGGAATCGGTGCAGATCAAATTTTTGAATGTTCAGGGAGTATTCATGCTGTTCATCAAGCGATGCAAATTATTAAAAAGAAAGGAACGATTATTCAAGAAGGACTTTTCGCTACCACAATGAATGAGATTAATATGGATGATTTAATTCATAAAGAAATCTGCTATGTTGGTTCACGCACGCAAAAACCCAGCTCTTGGAAATCAGCAATCCAATGGCTAGTAGATACAAATATGGATTTGTCTCCTATTGTAACTGCCATCCTTCCACTTGATGAATGGGAAGCTGCGTTTCGTTTAGCTATGAATGGCGAAGAATTAAAAATACTGATGAAACCTTAA
- a CDS encoding MerR family DNA-binding transcriptional regulator, translating into MRGTDIAKQLNISTSALRHYESWGIIPKVERQNNGYRIYTTIHQSYFTCIREMMPGFGTDFIKTIFPMVISGDIISAIWEINKKQVTLYSEKERIEYTIEILEPDVLASIPKYKNKTVFSIGEVAKEAGVSTSAIRHWEKEGLINAKRNSDSNFRQFTINDIRKIYIIRTVQRTVFSLDTVRSVLEEVEKNNITQTREIANKALEEVNRVLLNQFKGIAAFHKLLDTLSR; encoded by the coding sequence TTGAGAGGAACTGACATTGCAAAACAATTAAATATTAGTACGAGTGCTTTGAGACACTATGAATCATGGGGAATTATTCCGAAAGTAGAGCGTCAAAATAATGGCTATCGTATTTATACCACGATTCATCAATCATACTTCACGTGTATTAGAGAAATGATGCCTGGTTTTGGCACAGATTTCATAAAAACTATTTTTCCGATGGTGATTTCTGGCGATATTATTTCGGCTATCTGGGAAATTAATAAAAAACAAGTCACATTGTATTCTGAAAAAGAGAGAATCGAATATACGATTGAAATTCTCGAACCTGACGTATTAGCTTCTATTCCAAAATATAAAAATAAAACAGTCTTTTCAATTGGTGAAGTGGCTAAAGAAGCAGGAGTTTCAACATCGGCTATCCGTCACTGGGAAAAAGAAGGACTGATCAACGCTAAGAGAAATTCTGATAGTAATTTTCGCCAATTCACTATTAACGATATTAGAAAAATTTACATCATCCGAACCGTTCAACGTACAGTCTTTTCTTTAGATACTGTACGATCAGTACTGGAAGAGGTAGAAAAAAATAATATCACGCAAACAAGAGAAATAGCAAACAAAGCTTTAGAAGAAGTCAACCGTGTTCTTTTGAATCAATTTAAAGGGATTGCTGCATTCCATAAGTTATTGGATACTTTATCAAGGTAA
- a CDS encoding HAD family hydrolase, protein MTAILFDVDDTLYDQLEPFKQAYQEHFNFPNVSVEKLYVLSRKYSDEVFHLTENGEMSMTKMHRYRIGKALAYYSHEITDSQADSFQKTYQEYQQKIELTPDMKNALDFCLEKGITLGIITNGPKEHQKRKIQQLNLEKWIPKEQIFISSIVELAKPDPKIFHLVEEKLNLNKEKTYYVGDSFQNDMVGAKAVGWKTIWSNRRQHPQPVGTIIPDYIVTEKESLLDLLKEIL, encoded by the coding sequence ATGACAGCAATCTTATTTGATGTAGACGATACATTGTATGATCAGTTAGAACCATTCAAGCAAGCGTATCAAGAACATTTTAATTTTCCCAATGTGTCAGTTGAAAAGTTATATGTTTTAAGCCGGAAATACAGCGATGAAGTTTTTCATTTAACGGAAAATGGCGAAATGAGTATGACCAAAATGCATAGATATCGCATCGGTAAGGCGTTAGCTTATTACAGTCATGAAATTACTGATAGCCAAGCAGATAGTTTTCAAAAAACATATCAAGAATATCAACAGAAAATTGAACTTACGCCAGATATGAAAAATGCCTTGGATTTTTGTTTAGAAAAAGGAATAACCTTAGGAATCATTACTAATGGGCCAAAAGAACATCAAAAAAGAAAAATCCAACAGTTAAATTTGGAAAAATGGATTCCAAAAGAACAGATATTTATTTCTTCCATTGTTGAATTAGCTAAACCTGATCCGAAAATTTTTCACTTGGTGGAAGAAAAGCTGAACTTAAATAAAGAAAAAACGTATTATGTTGGAGATTCTTTTCAAAATGATATGGTAGGGGCAAAAGCGGTAGGCTGGAAAACAATTTGGAGTAATCGACGACAACATCCACAACCTGTTGGAACAATTATTCCAGATTATATTGTAACAGAAAAAGAATCGTTGCTAGATTTGTTGAAAGAAATTTTGTGA
- a CDS encoding PTS fructose transporter subunit IIC codes for MGAKLKPILKELQKNLMTGISYMMPLIIIAGVTMGVTSLLGSVFFDVSVFTEEVLAAQGSPILDFITWCYNAGSLMFTIMYPVFAGYISFGIADRPGLAPGFLGGLLVVQMVTGFLGAILAGYVAGYSILCLNKSIKINRKYIGVKTLFLLPLLGSIIVLLASKFVIAYIGIGFSSLSQWLITSIGTEGGALLSAGLGAARAFDFGGPVNKMAGTIGKQLYFDTGYSYIALVLGALVAPIGLGLSPYFARIFTKKEIFDPQLKQGALSCLILGFLGISEAVLPFIILYPVIIPISMIGTAVAGAIGFSLGASVFPGGIYGFYMWPLIENVWGFLIALAVGVLIVCTLMFFYRLRVYNKEQLEQEEQVKSVE; via the coding sequence ATGGGGGCCAAATTAAAACCTATTCTTAAAGAGTTGCAAAAGAATTTAATGACAGGTATTTCTTATATGATGCCTTTAATTATTATTGCTGGTGTAACTATGGGAGTCACATCTTTATTAGGCTCAGTTTTTTTTGATGTTAGTGTTTTTACAGAAGAAGTTTTGGCTGCACAAGGAAGTCCTATATTAGATTTTATTACGTGGTGTTATAATGCAGGCTCATTAATGTTTACTATTATGTATCCTGTATTCGCTGGATATATTTCTTTCGGTATTGCTGATAGACCAGGATTAGCTCCGGGATTCTTAGGTGGATTGTTAGTTGTTCAAATGGTAACAGGTTTTCTTGGCGCGATTTTAGCAGGATATGTGGCAGGTTATAGTATTTTATGTCTTAATAAATCCATTAAAATTAATCGAAAATATATTGGTGTAAAAACGTTATTTTTACTTCCGCTTTTAGGCTCAATTATCGTTTTATTGGCAAGTAAATTTGTTATTGCCTATATCGGTATTGGGTTTTCCAGTCTCAGTCAATGGTTAATCACTTCGATTGGTACAGAAGGTGGCGCATTACTTTCTGCCGGATTGGGTGCAGCTCGTGCCTTTGATTTTGGTGGTCCAGTAAATAAAATGGCTGGTACTATAGGAAAACAATTATATTTTGATACAGGATATTCGTATATAGCATTGGTTCTGGGTGCTCTTGTCGCTCCGATAGGTTTAGGATTGTCTCCTTATTTTGCAAGAATTTTTACGAAAAAAGAAATTTTCGATCCCCAATTAAAGCAAGGTGCTCTTTCTTGTTTAATATTAGGATTTTTAGGAATTTCAGAAGCAGTATTACCGTTCATCATCTTATATCCAGTAATTATTCCAATAAGCATGATTGGTACGGCTGTAGCAGGAGCAATTGGCTTTTCACTAGGTGCTTCAGTATTTCCAGGAGGGATTTATGGCTTTTATATGTGGCCGTTAATCGAAAATGTTTGGGGATTTCTAATTGCTTTAGCGGTTGGTGTATTAATTGTTTGTACATTAATGTTCTTCTATAGATTACGAGTATACAATAAAGAACAATTAGAACAAGAAGAACAGGTCAAAAGCGTAGAATAA
- a CDS encoding PTS fructose transporter subunit IIB has protein sequence MKVIGISACPTGIAHTYMAADSVENAVKKRNGIVKMETQGSIGIENKLTKADIESADLIIFTAAVTIREEERFEGFEDKIIEVSLQDAIGKIDRILDEYFEGRN, from the coding sequence ATGAAGGTTATCGGAATTTCTGCATGTCCAACTGGGATTGCACATACCTATATGGCAGCAGATTCAGTTGAGAACGCTGTAAAAAAGCGTAATGGTATCGTTAAAATGGAAACGCAAGGATCTATTGGGATAGAAAATAAACTTACTAAAGCAGATATTGAAAGTGCAGATTTAATTATTTTTACTGCCGCTGTCACCATTCGTGAAGAAGAGCGGTTTGAAGGTTTTGAAGATAAAATCATTGAAGTATCTTTACAAGATGCGATTGGAAAAATTGATCGTATTTTAGATGAATATTTTGAAGGAAGAAATTGA
- a CDS encoding BglG family transcription antiterminator, with translation MNSRQIKLLKILCANKDYEAVNQIAERLNISRRTVFNDLKIVEQFLITNQIPLLKKQGKGIKVTINYKDTCRIQELIDYEATSFEITEVESRFFENIETLLKGKKVTYESLAATYYISNSSVAQLFEKIKLFFSDKAGCTFYSGSQGSYVTGSESQLQFSYTKLIFERSKNTSESYVSSDNHIQFLKQSFGERAVNSCMDMLNDVLELNISQFNVIYYRELLTKLVVMIHRIQQEHHVEDTFMNSTLVLQLESYAAMKEYLNLVGEKLSIIFTEADIFYMNHLFIGYGINVSDNKQVYQKQVKEIVQQLIVRMSDVSSIDFSQDDVLNKQLLAHVEPMLYRVKRKIHFKNPMLETIKKDYPIIFHLVALVVSDLQTSMGLVIPDDEIAFLTIHFQVSIEKNHRIKRVLIICLNGVASSQLLALKIRRYLPPLDIMEVSSLEEAKDIDLSRIDFIVSTVKVKIDTVPVFYVSPFISDEDLSQIKNYYSKSLLQSEQKLLSGNSSKSIGRHFLEGALLYETSNFLTKEEVLLFLATETEKHELTIGNTYENLMKREQISSTAFVNGIAVPHPSPKLVKKTQILIIRNTTPIEWGNGKAKLIFLLCMNEKDLHQAKNILTIIIEIANSKQKLSQFMELDSIVNFFQNRRS, from the coding sequence ATGAATTCTAGACAAATAAAATTACTCAAAATATTGTGTGCTAATAAAGATTATGAAGCAGTAAATCAAATTGCTGAAAGACTCAACATTTCAAGAAGAACGGTATTCAATGATTTAAAAATAGTTGAGCAGTTTTTAATCACGAATCAAATTCCACTACTTAAAAAACAGGGGAAAGGGATCAAAGTGACTATCAATTATAAAGATACATGTAGAATTCAAGAACTTATTGATTATGAAGCGACTAGTTTTGAAATTACTGAAGTTGAAAGCCGATTTTTTGAAAATATTGAAACGCTGTTAAAAGGGAAAAAAGTCACGTATGAATCATTGGCTGCAACGTATTATATCAGTAATTCCTCTGTTGCCCAATTGTTTGAAAAAATAAAATTATTCTTCTCAGATAAAGCAGGATGTACCTTTTACTCTGGTTCACAAGGTAGTTATGTTACTGGTTCAGAATCTCAACTTCAATTTAGTTATACAAAGCTAATCTTTGAAAGATCTAAAAATACAAGTGAATCTTATGTTTCATCGGATAATCATATCCAATTTTTAAAGCAATCATTTGGTGAGAGAGCAGTCAATAGTTGTATGGACATGTTAAATGACGTACTAGAGCTGAATATATCACAATTTAATGTTATCTATTACCGAGAATTGCTCACTAAATTGGTCGTGATGATTCATAGAATCCAACAAGAGCATCATGTTGAAGATACTTTTATGAATTCAACATTAGTTTTACAGTTGGAATCTTACGCTGCAATGAAAGAATATTTGAACTTGGTAGGAGAAAAATTATCTATCATATTTACTGAAGCAGATATATTTTATATGAATCATCTGTTCATTGGTTATGGAATAAATGTTTCTGATAATAAGCAGGTATATCAGAAACAAGTGAAAGAAATCGTTCAACAACTTATTGTTAGAATGAGTGATGTTAGCTCTATTGATTTTAGCCAAGATGACGTTTTAAATAAACAATTACTTGCTCATGTTGAGCCAATGCTATATAGAGTCAAACGGAAAATTCATTTTAAAAATCCGATGTTGGAGACAATCAAAAAAGATTATCCCATTATTTTTCATCTTGTTGCATTGGTTGTAAGTGACCTTCAAACATCTATGGGATTAGTGATACCTGACGATGAAATTGCATTTTTAACGATTCATTTTCAAGTTTCAATTGAAAAAAATCATCGGATAAAACGTGTGCTAATTATTTGTTTAAATGGCGTAGCATCCTCTCAATTGTTAGCTTTAAAAATTCGGCGTTACTTACCTCCGCTAGACATTATGGAAGTTAGTTCATTGGAAGAGGCTAAAGATATTGATTTATCAAGGATTGATTTTATTGTTTCAACAGTTAAAGTCAAAATTGACACTGTCCCTGTTTTCTACGTATCGCCATTTATTTCTGATGAAGATTTATCTCAAATAAAAAACTATTATTCCAAATCTTTATTACAATCTGAACAAAAATTATTGTCAGGAAATTCTTCTAAGTCTATTGGAAGGCATTTTTTAGAGGGAGCATTGTTATATGAAACAAGTAATTTCTTAACTAAAGAAGAAGTATTACTCTTTCTAGCAACAGAAACCGAAAAACATGAGTTGACAATAGGGAATACGTATGAAAACTTAATGAAACGTGAACAGATTAGTTCGACAGCGTTTGTTAATGGCATAGCAGTTCCCCATCCATCACCAAAATTAGTGAAAAAAACACAGATATTAATTATTCGTAATACAACCCCTATAGAATGGGGGAATGGCAAAGCAAAATTAATTTTTTTGCTTTGTATGAATGAAAAAGACTTACACCAAGCTAAAAATATATTAACCATAATTATTGAAATTGCTAATTCGAAACAAAAATTGAGTCAGTTCATGGAATTAGACTCAATTGTTAATTTTTTTCAAAATAGGAGGAGTTAA
- a CDS encoding HAD family hydrolase has translation MKKIFVFDIDDTMYDQQHAFGRALNNLVINEKQLNIPALYQLMKEYGDEAFSEGFDKKKLKAMQIFRIQRALQDYNIQITEEQAIQFQLDFEDYQNEIQLFPKMEELLDLLVNEQQIIGIITNGTIKKQSKKITMLNLDKWFPQNRMFISEKVGISKPEKFIFEQFEKKLDFPINKQHFYYIGDNYQNDIVGPKSVGWHTIWVNYRGYREEKESLSDYIVHSPDELLSVVQRLVYK, from the coding sequence ATGAAAAAAATATTCGTTTTTGATATTGATGATACAATGTACGATCAACAACACGCATTTGGAAGAGCATTGAATAATTTAGTTATTAATGAAAAACAATTGAATATTCCTGCTCTTTATCAATTAATGAAAGAATACGGAGATGAAGCTTTTTCAGAAGGCTTTGATAAGAAGAAATTGAAAGCGATGCAAATATTTCGCATTCAGCGTGCACTACAAGATTACAATATTCAAATTACAGAAGAACAAGCCATTCAATTTCAATTGGACTTTGAAGATTATCAAAATGAGATTCAATTATTTCCAAAAATGGAAGAACTTTTAGATTTATTGGTGAATGAACAGCAAATTATCGGAATTATTACTAACGGTACGATAAAAAAGCAATCTAAAAAAATCACTATGTTGAATTTGGATAAATGGTTCCCACAAAATCGCATGTTTATTTCTGAAAAGGTAGGGATTTCTAAGCCGGAAAAATTTATTTTTGAACAATTTGAGAAAAAATTAGATTTTCCAATAAATAAGCAACATTTTTATTATATAGGTGATAATTATCAAAATGATATTGTAGGACCAAAATCAGTAGGATGGCATACGATTTGGGTGAACTATCGAGGGTATAGAGAAGAAAAAGAATCTTTATCCGATTATATTGTACATTCGCCCGATGAATTATTATCTGTTGTTCAAAGACTTGTATATAAGTAA